From a single Pseudoalteromonas nigrifaciens genomic region:
- a CDS encoding efflux RND transporter permease subunit: MKNNHFMDRFITQPTLAIVLSAIICIAGIWSVLKVTVLQFPKIESSSLVISTNYVGASAETVKGFITEPIERISATVPGVDYVESVTIAGNSTVTAYLNLNEDSTRALSQLTARLSQVKYMLPNDTEDPIVSVKRTDRPHALFYLNIEHEGESLTQLTDFLSRQVTPIITDIEGIQRVAIEGSRTPAMRVHLNSAKLEAFDLSADDIYSALAANNTIATLGYIETNKQKIDLVANTQLKSIDEFKQLIVKRIDNDVIYLRDVADIELGSEQPTVSARLNQHDTVYISVWPQPGANEIEVGDALYALTDKINKTLPDGISIGYAYDGTLYMRDALNEIFKTLIETVILVGVVVLFMMGSFRSSAVPLVTIPISILGAIAAMYVVGFSLNLLTVLAIVLSVGLVVDDAIVVVENVSRHIRAGKSKIDAALTSSKELFVPIVSMTLTLTMVYLPIGFLSGLTGVLFKEFAFTLAISVLISGIVALTLSPIMSAYVIPAEGQETKLTKKVSWVFDQLRNKYALLLTLLLSWRNQVIVAAIALSLMIIPFYQGAQKELAPVEDQSSIFVLVQSPPESSLTYNEDNIRGMVDSLLEIPGTTQMWQNIFTNSAFGGIEFISASERDYTTKSILPEVYGRLAKTPGVNPLPILPAPLPTAGQFDVEMVVKSSDSFEIMQSYTGQLIGKAFASGHFLYADTDLKIDLPQIQLQLKRDKIADLGMDLAYVNQQLSVLLSNNYVNRFDAQGKAYQVIPVIDRNVKSDPGKLLSLNIKSINGTSVPLSAIAEVKWATVPRQLNSFGQQNAFRIFGAVLPNSTKEEALSALENAAKELLPPSYTVDYAGESRQIRQQGNSLLGVMLISLVIVYLLLSIQFNSFRDPLVVLIGSVPLAMAGALMLSYFELTTINIYSQIGLITLIGLIAKNGILIVEFANHLQEQGKSRIEAVIESASTRLRPILMTTAATVLGHFPLLMVSGAGAEARNSIGIILVAGMLIGTLFTLFVLPAFYVKLASKRVPKEVNKSNLCSSNEKSSFSIS; the protein is encoded by the coding sequence ATGAAAAACAATCATTTTATGGATCGATTCATAACACAACCAACACTTGCAATCGTTTTATCCGCCATTATTTGTATTGCTGGGATTTGGTCAGTGCTTAAGGTGACTGTGCTACAGTTTCCAAAAATTGAAAGTTCATCTTTAGTTATTTCAACTAACTACGTAGGCGCATCAGCTGAAACAGTTAAAGGTTTTATTACAGAACCAATTGAACGTATTTCCGCTACGGTTCCAGGTGTTGATTATGTTGAGTCAGTCACAATTGCAGGGAATAGCACTGTAACAGCTTACTTAAATTTAAACGAAGATAGTACTCGGGCTTTATCACAGCTTACTGCTCGTCTTAGCCAAGTTAAATATATGCTCCCTAATGATACTGAGGATCCCATTGTTAGCGTTAAGCGCACCGATCGACCTCATGCGCTATTTTATTTAAATATAGAGCATGAGGGCGAATCACTTACACAACTAACCGACTTTTTATCAAGGCAAGTGACTCCTATAATTACAGATATTGAGGGTATTCAAAGAGTCGCAATTGAAGGCAGTAGAACGCCTGCGATGCGCGTGCATTTAAATTCTGCAAAGTTAGAAGCATTTGATCTTAGCGCTGACGATATTTACTCCGCGTTGGCCGCAAATAATACAATAGCTACGCTAGGTTATATAGAAACTAATAAACAAAAAATTGATCTGGTCGCTAATACACAATTGAAAAGTATCGATGAATTTAAGCAGTTAATTGTAAAACGTATAGATAATGATGTTATATATCTGAGAGATGTAGCCGATATTGAACTTGGCTCTGAGCAGCCAACGGTAAGTGCTCGCTTAAATCAGCATGATACTGTTTATATTTCAGTTTGGCCGCAACCAGGTGCAAATGAAATTGAAGTTGGTGATGCACTTTACGCATTAACCGATAAAATTAATAAGACTTTACCGGATGGTATCAGCATTGGTTATGCCTATGATGGTACTTTATATATGCGCGATGCATTAAATGAGATTTTTAAAACACTTATTGAAACGGTTATTCTAGTAGGCGTTGTTGTTCTTTTTATGATGGGATCATTTAGAAGCTCAGCGGTACCTTTAGTGACTATTCCTATTTCAATATTAGGTGCTATTGCCGCAATGTATGTCGTCGGTTTTTCGTTAAACTTACTAACCGTGCTCGCTATTGTTCTCTCTGTTGGCTTGGTGGTTGATGATGCGATTGTTGTTGTAGAAAATGTTTCACGTCATATTCGTGCAGGAAAATCTAAAATTGACGCTGCGCTCACAAGCTCCAAAGAGCTGTTTGTACCAATTGTATCAATGACTCTCACACTAACAATGGTGTATTTACCGATTGGCTTTCTGTCTGGACTTACCGGCGTATTATTTAAAGAATTTGCTTTTACCTTAGCAATATCAGTGCTTATATCAGGCATTGTTGCCCTCACACTTTCACCAATAATGAGCGCGTATGTTATCCCTGCTGAAGGGCAAGAAACTAAATTAACAAAAAAAGTAAGCTGGGTATTTGATCAGCTAAGAAATAAATATGCGTTGTTACTTACTCTTTTATTGTCGTGGCGAAATCAAGTGATTGTCGCTGCAATTGCGTTAAGCCTTATGATAATACCATTTTACCAAGGTGCACAAAAAGAGCTTGCGCCAGTTGAGGATCAAAGCAGCATATTTGTACTTGTACAATCCCCCCCTGAGTCATCGCTAACTTATAATGAAGATAACATTCGTGGCATGGTTGATAGCTTATTAGAAATACCCGGCACAACTCAAATGTGGCAGAACATTTTTACCAATAGTGCTTTTGGCGGTATTGAATTTATAAGTGCTAGCGAACGAGATTACACAACTAAATCAATTCTTCCTGAGGTTTATGGACGCTTGGCTAAAACCCCTGGAGTCAACCCGTTGCCTATTCTTCCAGCGCCACTTCCTACTGCGGGCCAATTCGATGTAGAAATGGTCGTTAAGTCCAGCGATAGTTTTGAAATAATGCAAAGCTATACGGGGCAACTTATAGGTAAAGCATTTGCTAGTGGGCACTTTTTATACGCAGACACTGATTTAAAAATCGATTTACCCCAAATACAATTACAATTAAAGCGCGATAAAATTGCCGATTTAGGAATGGATCTCGCTTATGTCAATCAGCAACTGAGTGTTCTTTTATCAAATAACTACGTTAATCGATTTGATGCTCAAGGAAAAGCTTATCAGGTAATCCCTGTTATTGACCGAAATGTAAAGTCAGATCCAGGAAAACTACTAAGCTTAAACATTAAATCAATTAATGGAACCAGCGTGCCATTATCTGCAATAGCTGAAGTTAAATGGGCAACAGTTCCTAGACAATTAAATAGCTTTGGACAGCAAAATGCCTTTCGCATATTTGGAGCCGTATTACCTAATTCCACAAAAGAAGAGGCACTTTCAGCATTAGAAAATGCCGCAAAAGAATTACTCCCCCCTTCATACACTGTTGATTATGCCGGAGAGTCTAGACAAATAAGACAACAAGGTAATAGTTTATTAGGCGTTATGCTAATTTCACTGGTCATTGTTTACTTACTGCTTAGTATCCAATTTAATAGCTTTCGAGACCCTCTAGTTGTGTTAATTGGGAGTGTACCTTTGGCAATGGCTGGCGCGTTGATGCTATCGTATTTTGAATTAACGACTATCAATATTTATTCTCAAATCGGTTTAATCACACTCATTGGTCTGATTGCAAAAAACGGTATCTTAATTGTCGAATTTGCAAATCACCTACAAGAGCAAGGTAAAAGCCGCATAGAAGCCGTAATTGAATCTGCATCAACCAGATTAAGGCCTATTTTAATGACCACTGCTGCCACTGTTCTTGGGCACTTCCCATTATTAATGGTATCTGGAGCTGGGGCTGAAGCCCGAAATAGTATTGGCATTATATTAGTAGCAGGAATGCTTATAGGAACCCTTTTTACTCTTTTTGTATTGCCCGCTTTTTACGTAAAACTGGCTTCAAAACGAGTGCCTAAAGAAGTAAATAAAAGTAACCTTTGCAGTTCAAATGAAAAATCATCTTTTTCTATTAGTTGA
- the speD gene encoding adenosylmethionine decarboxylase, producing MNKPFDKLKLHGFNNLTKSLSFSIYDICYAKTEQQRKEYIEYIDEQYSADRLTDILGEVVDIIGANILNVARQDYEPQGASVTILVSEEPVEEQQNYDADEAPGPLPDSVVAHLDKSHICVHTYPEAHPDDGICTFRADIEVSTCGIISPLKALNFLIHSLESDVVTIDYRVRGFTRDINGVKHYIDHAISSIQNFMTEDTKEAYQMMDVNVYQENLFHTKMMLKETDLNTYLFGLSTDDLSDEEEEEIRSKLTREMQEIFYGRNLPELD from the coding sequence ATGAACAAACCCTTCGATAAACTTAAACTTCATGGTTTTAATAATTTAACTAAAAGTTTAAGCTTTAGTATTTACGACATTTGCTATGCAAAGACCGAGCAACAACGTAAAGAATATATTGAATATATCGATGAGCAGTACAGTGCAGATAGACTAACCGACATTTTAGGTGAAGTTGTTGATATTATAGGTGCTAACATTTTAAATGTAGCGCGCCAAGACTACGAACCGCAAGGTGCAAGCGTAACTATTTTGGTTTCAGAAGAGCCGGTAGAAGAGCAGCAAAATTACGATGCTGACGAAGCTCCAGGCCCATTACCAGATTCAGTGGTTGCCCATTTAGATAAAAGCCATATTTGTGTGCACACGTACCCAGAAGCTCACCCTGATGACGGTATTTGTACTTTTCGCGCCGATATTGAAGTGTCAACGTGTGGCATAATATCGCCACTTAAAGCGTTAAACTTCCTTATTCATAGTCTAGAGTCAGACGTAGTAACAATTGACTACCGCGTACGTGGTTTTACCCGCGACATAAACGGCGTTAAGCACTACATCGATCATGCAATTAGCTCAATTCAAAACTTCATGACAGAAGATACCAAAGAAGCGTACCAAATGATGGACGTAAACGTGTATCAAGAAAACCTGTTTCACACTAAAATGATGTTAAAAGAGACTGATTTAAATACCTATTTATTCGGCCTTTCTACGGATGATTTGTCAGATGAAGAAGAGGAAGAAATTCGCTCTAAACTGACCCGTGAAATGCAAGAAATATTCTATGGCCGTAACTTGCCAGAGCTAGATTAA
- a CDS encoding aromatic amino acid transport family protein, translated as MPPSQDAMLSNASTARQSSWTLHDTQWTLSLFGTAVGAGILFLPINIGIGGFWPLIIMACLAFPMTFLAHRGLARFVLSSKNKDADFTDVVEEHFGVTAGRLISLLYFLSIFPILLIYGVGLTNTVDSFMVNQLGMEPPSRVLLSGVLVAGMISLMMGGEKLMLRAFTILVYPLVGILFFLSLYLIPSWQMPNMALPEVGSFGKTLWLSIPIIVFSFSHAAAISSFVNVQRGHYGNKAVAKSEAILKRTSLLLITFVLLFVFSCVLSLTGEQMAAAKAANVSVLSYLANITDNSFIATLGPLVAFIAIMSSFLGHFLGARESFTGLVTKQSNISAKVADKVGAVLMFFAIWFCAVKNPSILDMMDQLSGPIIAMILFIMPMIAVYKVPALHKHRNRLSTLFILAVGSMAVMALLYSMLK; from the coding sequence ATGCCACCATCTCAAGATGCAATGCTTTCAAATGCATCTACAGCAAGACAGTCTTCTTGGACTTTACACGACACACAGTGGACGTTAAGCCTATTTGGTACCGCCGTTGGCGCGGGTATTTTATTTTTACCTATTAATATTGGTATTGGTGGTTTTTGGCCGTTAATTATTATGGCCTGCTTAGCCTTTCCAATGACTTTTTTAGCGCACCGCGGTTTAGCGCGCTTTGTACTGTCGTCAAAAAATAAAGACGCCGACTTTACCGATGTGGTTGAAGAGCATTTTGGCGTTACTGCTGGTCGGTTAATCTCTTTGCTGTACTTTTTATCTATTTTTCCGATTTTACTTATTTATGGTGTCGGTTTAACCAATACCGTAGACAGCTTTATGGTGAACCAGCTTGGCATGGAGCCGCCTTCGCGAGTGTTGCTTTCTGGTGTATTGGTTGCCGGTATGATTAGCTTAATGATGGGCGGCGAAAAGCTGATGCTTCGTGCTTTTACTATTTTAGTTTACCCGCTTGTGGGCATATTGTTTTTTTTATCCTTGTATTTAATCCCTAGTTGGCAAATGCCGAATATGGCGCTGCCAGAAGTGGGCAGCTTTGGTAAAACACTGTGGTTGTCGATTCCTATTATTGTATTTTCGTTTAGCCACGCAGCGGCTATTTCGAGCTTTGTAAACGTACAACGCGGTCATTATGGTAATAAAGCGGTTGCTAAGTCTGAGGCGATATTAAAGCGCACCAGTTTACTGTTAATTACCTTTGTATTGCTGTTTGTGTTTTCGTGTGTGTTGTCCTTAACTGGCGAGCAAATGGCGGCGGCGAAAGCGGCAAATGTGTCGGTTTTATCGTACCTTGCCAATATTACTGACAATTCGTTTATTGCTACGCTTGGCCCATTGGTGGCGTTTATTGCGATTATGTCGTCATTTTTAGGGCACTTTTTGGGTGCACGTGAAAGCTTTACTGGCTTAGTAACTAAGCAGTCGAACATAAGCGCTAAAGTTGCCGATAAGGTAGGTGCTGTACTAATGTTTTTTGCTATTTGGTTTTGCGCGGTTAAAAACCCGAGCATACTCGATATGATGGATCAGTTATCTGGCCCTATTATTGCGATGATTTTATTTATTATGCCCATGATTGCTGTTTATAAAGTACCGGCATTACACAAGCATCGTAATCGTTTAAGCACCTTATTTATATTAGCGGTTGGCTCAATGGCGGTAATGGCTTTGCTTTACAGCATGCTTAAATAA
- a CDS encoding OsmC family protein, with translation MQANVKWVEGNTFIGRSNSNHNVVFDGGSDSAAPSPMEMVLMSIGCCSSVDVVSILKKAKQDFSNVEVQLTAERAETAPRVFTKVNLHFVATGNNVSEKHLARAVSLSAEKYCSVALMLDKTVKITHSHEVMQDQVK, from the coding sequence ATGCAAGCAAATGTAAAATGGGTTGAAGGTAATACCTTTATTGGTCGCTCTAATTCAAATCATAATGTTGTATTTGACGGTGGTAGCGACAGTGCTGCACCAAGCCCTATGGAAATGGTATTAATGTCAATCGGTTGTTGTTCATCGGTTGATGTAGTGAGCATTTTAAAAAAAGCCAAACAAGATTTTAGCAACGTAGAAGTACAGTTAACGGCAGAGCGCGCCGAAACTGCCCCACGAGTATTTACCAAAGTTAATTTACACTTTGTAGCAACGGGCAATAATGTGTCTGAAAAGCACCTTGCACGCGCTGTTTCACTCTCTGCTGAAAAGTATTGCTCGGTCGCATTAATGCTTGATAAAACAGTAAAAATTACGCATAGCCACGAAGTTATGCAAGATCAAGTAAAATAA
- a CDS encoding DUF3802 family protein, with amino-acid sequence MVLNRQGYDDLIMYLTQNLALFEKPGEIKPGAPTVMELIEDVIAQNVMLICQQHTELTTEQRSQIVREVDGIVYDLQEVLSSITSRPVTVEQHMFIDEFGGLVKNLFDNAVS; translated from the coding sequence ATGGTTTTAAATAGGCAAGGGTACGACGACTTAATTATGTACCTAACTCAAAACTTAGCTTTATTTGAAAAGCCGGGTGAAATAAAACCAGGTGCACCTACGGTTATGGAATTAATCGAAGACGTGATTGCACAAAACGTAATGCTCATATGTCAGCAGCACACAGAGCTCACTACAGAGCAGCGTAGCCAAATTGTGCGTGAAGTTGATGGCATAGTTTACGATTTACAAGAAGTCCTCAGTAGCATCACCTCGCGGCCTGTTACGGTAGAGCAACACATGTTTATTGATGAGTTTGGTGGTTTGGTTAAAAACCTATTTGATAACGCCGTTTCTTAG
- a CDS encoding pseudouridine-5'-phosphate glycosidase, producing the protein MNNTKINLVIKPEIKRALELGLAVVALESNVITHGLDYPENKHTALQVEAAVRESGAIPATIGVANGKLLIGMDESEIELFATTANIPKVSTRDLPVVLATKQLGATTVASSIIAADLAGICFFASAGIGGVHRGANNTMDISSDLMQFTRSRVAVVCAGAKNILDLGLTLEYLETHNVPIISYQFDDFPAFYCRSSGYKAPQRIDDASILADIIETQWLLDNKRSVLITTPTKLEDAIDSDDVNDAINAAISSAQAQGISGNKVTKYIMKAIDEVTKGRSAKANSAVLINTARVAGHLAVAHAKQSSNKREVA; encoded by the coding sequence ATGAACAATACAAAGATAAATCTTGTTATTAAGCCTGAAATTAAACGGGCTCTTGAGTTAGGGCTTGCGGTCGTGGCGCTTGAGTCTAATGTTATAACGCATGGCTTAGATTACCCTGAAAATAAACACACCGCGTTACAAGTAGAAGCAGCAGTTCGTGAATCGGGTGCAATCCCTGCAACCATTGGAGTCGCTAATGGTAAATTACTAATTGGCATGGATGAAAGTGAGATTGAGTTATTTGCAACAACCGCAAATATACCTAAAGTCAGCACGCGTGACTTACCCGTTGTATTAGCGACTAAGCAATTGGGTGCAACCACCGTTGCTTCATCTATTATTGCAGCTGATTTAGCAGGAATATGCTTTTTTGCATCTGCCGGCATTGGTGGCGTTCATAGAGGAGCAAACAATACGATGGATATTTCTTCAGATCTTATGCAATTTACACGTTCACGGGTTGCCGTTGTATGTGCTGGTGCAAAAAACATACTCGATCTAGGTTTAACACTTGAATACTTAGAGACCCACAATGTCCCTATTATATCTTATCAATTTGATGATTTCCCTGCATTTTACTGTCGCTCAAGTGGCTATAAAGCACCACAACGGATAGATGATGCATCTATTTTAGCCGACATAATTGAAACCCAATGGCTGCTTGATAATAAGCGCAGTGTATTAATTACAACACCCACTAAGCTCGAAGATGCCATTGATAGTGATGATGTTAATGATGCTATCAACGCGGCAATTAGCTCGGCTCAAGCGCAAGGGATCAGTGGAAATAAAGTCACTAAGTACATTATGAAAGCAATTGATGAAGTAACTAAAGGGCGTTCAGCTAAAGCTAACAGTGCCGTTTTGATCAATACAGCGCGTGTTGCAGGGCATTTAGCTGTTGCCCATGCAAAGCAATCTAGTAATAAAAGAGAAGTAGCGTAA
- a CDS encoding efflux RND transporter periplasmic adaptor subunit — translation MNFIPWITTTGILAILIAGSFAVKSNIIDARSNIGNEQSANVEAMYVEKVAHQSHIDISGIVKAPKTLSLINESAGKVTKLYLQSGGITYAGDTLIEIEHEEEKAQLQIAKSRFELQNTTVKRYKSLYNSNKLSAQQLDESTALLAQYQAEINLLSAKIAKKVITAPFTARVGIHDLQVGQFLPANTNLTQLIGIEKYMWVDFSLPQTYTELAINTPVVLTLLDDTQTEIIAQVASVAPEMSKHSRQLKYRAKITLGNTKLNSNQLVKIKVPIGNKKEVVAIPYLAVIKGKLGNYVYLLNKDEEGKTYAKRTQVELGERIGDLVMITNGLTSGALIASHGAFKLRDGLRAYLLNSERTVAMEDTLSPKVSL, via the coding sequence ATGAATTTCATTCCATGGATTACAACGACAGGCATACTAGCAATTTTAATAGCGGGCAGCTTTGCAGTTAAAAGTAACATCATTGATGCGCGCAGCAATATAGGCAATGAACAATCGGCTAATGTCGAAGCTATGTATGTAGAAAAAGTTGCTCATCAGTCACATATAGATATTAGCGGTATCGTAAAAGCCCCTAAAACATTATCGTTAATTAATGAATCAGCAGGTAAAGTTACAAAACTCTATTTGCAATCTGGCGGTATTACTTATGCAGGTGATACGTTAATCGAAATAGAACACGAGGAGGAAAAAGCACAACTGCAAATAGCTAAATCACGCTTTGAACTACAAAACACAACCGTAAAGAGATATAAAAGCCTTTATAATTCAAATAAATTGAGCGCTCAGCAATTAGATGAATCAACGGCTTTACTTGCTCAATACCAAGCAGAAATAAACCTACTCTCAGCTAAAATTGCTAAAAAAGTGATTACAGCACCATTTACAGCCCGCGTTGGTATACATGACTTGCAAGTCGGTCAGTTTTTACCTGCTAATACAAATCTAACTCAGCTCATTGGTATTGAAAAATATATGTGGGTCGATTTTTCACTCCCGCAAACCTATACAGAGCTAGCAATTAATACCCCGGTAGTATTAACGCTACTTGATGACACACAGACAGAAATAATTGCACAAGTTGCCTCTGTTGCACCAGAAATGTCAAAACACTCAAGACAGCTGAAATACCGTGCAAAAATTACATTAGGAAATACTAAACTAAATTCAAATCAACTCGTTAAAATTAAGGTACCTATTGGCAACAAAAAAGAGGTTGTTGCGATCCCATATTTAGCAGTTATTAAAGGCAAATTAGGGAACTATGTATATTTATTAAATAAAGACGAGGAAGGAAAAACATACGCTAAGCGTACACAAGTTGAATTAGGCGAACGTATTGGGGATCTCGTTATGATCACCAATGGCTTAACCTCAGGCGCATTAATCGCAAGTCATGGAGCATTTAAATTGCGTGACGGTTTAAGAGCGTACTTGCTTAATTCAGAGCGTACTGTAGCTATGGAAGATACGTTATCTCCTAAGGTATCATTATGA
- the astD gene encoding succinylglutamate-semialdehyde dehydrogenase gives MTHPAQFINGQWSQGQGTEFSSVNPANNNVIFQANSATAEQVDAAVSAAREAFYAWADKTFAERLEIVKAFAAQLKENSEELAITIAQETGKPLWETRTEAGAMVGKIAISEKAFLERTGDVENAMPLGRAMIRHKPHGVVAVFGPYNFPGHLPNGHIVPALLAGNTVIFKPSELTPKVAELTLKLWEKAGLPAGVINLVQGEVATGKALAAHKGIDGLFFTGSSRTGHILHEQFAGQPGKILALEMGGNNPLIITDVEDTKAVVHDIIQSAFISSGQRCTCARKLFLPTGSKGDVILERLITATKAIKVGNYDDADQPFMGSMISSAAAAGMVKAQNELVELGAQVLVELEHTVNTGFVTPGIIECTNISDFPDEEHFGPLLKVFRFDDFDQAIDKANDTSFGLSAGLLSDSAADYEHFLRRIRAGIVNWNRPITGASSAAPFGGIGASGNHRASAYYAADYCAYPVASVELEKVAMPATLSPGLKID, from the coding sequence ATGACTCATCCTGCACAATTTATTAATGGTCAATGGTCACAAGGCCAAGGAACCGAATTTAGTTCAGTAAACCCAGCCAATAACAATGTTATTTTCCAAGCAAACTCAGCAACTGCAGAGCAAGTAGACGCTGCAGTTAGCGCAGCGCGCGAAGCGTTTTATGCTTGGGCTGATAAAACATTTGCTGAACGTTTAGAAATAGTTAAAGCATTCGCAGCGCAATTAAAAGAAAACAGCGAAGAGCTTGCCATTACTATTGCACAAGAAACAGGTAAGCCACTGTGGGAAACTCGCACAGAAGCGGGTGCTATGGTTGGTAAAATTGCCATTTCTGAAAAAGCGTTTTTAGAGCGCACTGGCGACGTAGAAAATGCAATGCCACTAGGGCGCGCAATGATCCGCCACAAGCCACACGGTGTTGTAGCTGTATTTGGTCCGTATAACTTTCCGGGGCATTTACCTAATGGCCACATAGTGCCAGCGCTTTTAGCGGGTAACACGGTTATATTTAAACCGTCAGAACTTACGCCTAAAGTGGCCGAGCTTACGCTTAAGCTGTGGGAAAAAGCAGGTTTACCAGCGGGTGTAATTAACCTTGTACAAGGTGAAGTAGCAACGGGTAAAGCCCTTGCTGCTCACAAAGGTATTGATGGCTTGTTCTTTACGGGTTCTTCGCGCACAGGTCATATTTTACATGAACAGTTTGCGGGTCAACCTGGTAAAATTTTAGCGCTAGAAATGGGCGGTAATAACCCACTTATTATTACTGACGTTGAAGATACTAAAGCGGTTGTTCACGATATTATTCAATCTGCGTTTATTTCAAGTGGCCAGCGTTGTACCTGTGCACGTAAACTATTTTTACCAACGGGTAGCAAAGGTGATGTAATCCTGGAGCGTTTAATTACCGCAACTAAAGCGATTAAAGTAGGTAATTATGACGATGCAGATCAGCCATTTATGGGCTCAATGATCTCATCAGCCGCCGCTGCCGGTATGGTTAAAGCGCAAAACGAACTTGTTGAGCTTGGTGCTCAAGTATTGGTAGAGCTTGAGCATACAGTTAATACTGGCTTTGTAACACCAGGTATTATTGAGTGTACAAATATTAGCGACTTCCCAGATGAAGAGCATTTTGGACCACTTCTAAAAGTATTCCGCTTTGACGACTTTGACCAAGCAATTGATAAAGCCAACGACACAAGCTTTGGTTTATCAGCAGGTTTACTTAGCGACAGTGCAGCCGACTACGAGCACTTTTTACGCCGTATTCGCGCTGGTATTGTTAACTGGAACCGCCCAATTACTGGCGCATCAAGTGCTGCACCGTTTGGTGGTATTGGCGCATCGGGTAATCACAGAGCCAGCGCGTATTACGCTGCCGATTACTGTGCATACCCAGTAGCATCAGTAGAGCTTGAAAAAGTTGCTATGCCAGCTACATTAAGCCCAGGCTTAAAAATAGACTAA